TgtattactacaataatagaccggtgtgtaacacagtgtcatttaaacggtccgcatataTGATCCGTGGTAGATGCGtctgagctcataatgttaaaacctgtttcattctcctctctctcatcaacaaatccCTGAAACTTTTAGCTgtattgtctaatgataaaaaaaaggcaaatatcagtaaaactaatatcatatactgtctgAAAGTATGcgcatatcttgtttaaacatatGCTATACACAAATATCACAAAACGTATGcaaatccagcatcctgtggggcgctcatttatttacctctaaagcacgtaTTGAAACGGTCTCTCCACAGCAgatccctgtaacttttctaataataaaaggcaaatatcaataaaacttgtattatataccatctgcaaatatcttgtttaaacagatgtaactCACGAACCTCACAAAAATCCTGCCTTTTCTTCCCCCCGAGCACTCATCTAATAGGCTATCTTCTCCTGAAgcgcgtattctatcagccagaatcaaaaacttcaggatcaggataaaAATTTCCTCTGATCCAAAATCATGATGGCCAGcccatgacaatccaagcaggtgatccaggccgtttaaactgtcaggagattgctgctgcttgcgctggatccgcacaagcgcgtgagtgcaacttcaaagtaaaatgcgattgctaacgtggacatgtcatacatggttgctggactacagTCAGTGGTATAACCAAGggtatatatttgaagtcagagAATAATCTCTAACATTCTGTGTgagcctgggtctaatttgggtgatGGAGGTTTCAGCCAAGGCACCATACAAGCGAGAACCACTACTGtataaattagatttaaaaaagcaaaatttctgatttctgaaagaaCATTTTGAATGCTTCAGTGTTAAGAAAAATTTGGCCaaaaacttggcccatccatttttattgaggcccacctaAAAGTAATTTCCAGGCTACGCCCTTGACCACAGTGTATCCTGTTATTTCcttctaatatattaacaatttcttcatgtgcatataaattactaaaatttgataaataacagaaatcagaagaaactgctatctaccatttaaaatacaatattacttttaaaattttaagttttgtgtgaaattgagtaaatatggTACTAAATAAgagttaattatttttttttgcaattttatgtttatattatttactatattaaatattgtgatatatcggcattgtatagGCATATCGAAcaacctgctctctggatatcggcataggccattaaaaaaacacatatcagtCCATCACTAGAATACACCCAAATGAATCAAATCAGAactaaatcagaatcaaatcaagagcttgtgcATTAGAACAGAACCAAATCATCTGTATAGATACCcaaccaacatacaaaacaacTGCtatagaaaacacacatttgtataATTTGATATTTGAATTAATAGTTTCTGAGATAAAGTCAGTGACACATTtccagtgtgacaactagccccataTCTCCCTTACAGTACAAGCAAAACCTTATTAAGACTATTAACTTGCCTTATATTTTTTGTAGTTACACAGGTACTCCACCTCATAGTCATAAAAGTTGTTCTTTGTCACACTCAGCTGCTTGCAGACTAGCCTCTCTCTGCAGCACAGAGCCTGAATGTCTCCCCATGAAAGTTTACAGGACACTCTGCAATCTAAAAACACAAGGGGCAACATAATTTACATGGCTTAACAAACAACTACAACTTTAATAAATCAGGCAAACGATTATCAAGCAAAGCCAAAGAAAGCTATGCCATCAGACACATTCAATTGCCATCCCTCAACTGAGTATTGCTGACAcatgtttattataattaattttgttGCATATGTGGCACAGTTACAACTTCTCTGCACTTGAACACGACTCGTGTTATTTCATACATATAAAACTCCCGCAGAATAATACCATCTAAAACTGCACATTTATACACTGCTATTTATTTTTGCACCGTAACTACACTGTTTAAAGAAAGCGCAATCAAAAGTACCTTTCAAAATGTGCGCCATTTTCACGTCACCGCGGCAAACTGCATGAATCCCGTCAGCCGCGGAAGAGCGTTCTAGGCATTTACGTTGATGATTGGTCGAGGTGTATCTGAGACTATAATATGAAACGCTCATTGGTTAATCCCGTCATTCCTGTTAAAATGGCGCTAGCGTGATGAATAAGGTGAACAATTACATCTCCTTTGATGCTTATACATATACTGTTGGACAATGTTAATAGAcagtttaacattttttattttattttttttaacacttttactTTCTCAAAGTGCACAGTGTTGTAAGTGCCCTAAATTCCCATGTAAGTGCCCATTCACGCCAATAGATCGCGACAAATGGGGTATTTTAtttgtgagtatgagtgagtgaacatatgaggtgtttttgtttcCTAACATGAAATCCGGAAATAGACGTTAACTTCGGTAAAGCATCGGTGATTTAATAATTTATCTTCTTTTTGGCGGATATGTGGGGCCTTAAAGTCGTTATGCTTTATATATTGATGTAGTGTCATTTACAAGTGGGATGGGTGGTACATGCCCCTAACACTCTTTGCTTTTGCCACTATTTGAAATAGCTTTAGTCAGGAAAGTGTCTAATgcagaaaaaacatcttgagctGGAGTTTCTGTTTAATTCGTGTGTTATGGCGGGTGGCGATGTTCTCTTGTGCATCCAGATGCACACTGCACACTACTATACTGCTCTGCAGCAAtgcaaaatgcaaacagatgtgtcATGATATAAAGTACATCCACTGACGTACAGATGCAATCTTAATTTAttcaattatacatttatattagagTGGACTAGAACCCGGAACTCCTAATACTAGAGGCAAATTGACTATTCATCAAAACAGTAAAAGGGTTATTTGACATCATCTGCACATAATCTGGTTAACATTTATTGGTTTTGCCATGTTGTGAAAAAAATGTCCCCTCCATTTTTTTCCTCccattttctcctcaatttggaatggccaatttccaatgcactctaagtccttgtggtggcgtagggactcgcctcaatccgggtggtggaggacgaatctgagTTGCCTcctcatctgagaccgtcaatccgcgcatcttatcacgtggaacgttgagcgcgttaccgcggagagcACGTGTGGAAGCCCATgttattctctgcagcatccatgcacaactcaccatgcaagagtgagaaccacacatagcaaccacaaggaggttaccccatgtgactctcccctccctagcaaccggccaatttggttgcttaggagacctgactggagtcactcagcacgccctgaattcaacaTACAATTATTAAGTTATTTAAATattcatataaacatatttaacaaacataaagcttttaatttttataattataaacaccctggatttgaactcgcaactccaggggtggtagacagtgataatactcactgagctacccaggccccaatgtCCCCtctatttttaaaacaaagtgacagCCATGGGAATCAGTAATAAATTgttgtgtacatttttaatattcattttattatattaatccaTTGGTAGTACATAAATATATATCTTATtatggaggggaaaaaaaatgaatttcCAATAATTACATGGCCTTTGTGTCACCATGTTTGTACATCACAGTTTTAGGACAATaatgaaaatatgtatatatatttttgggaaCAATGGAGTCACAGACATGTGAAGTACAACAATCACACATTAACTACAAAACTATaacataatatatacattttccatATTTTTCAGCTATACAACAGTAACATCATCATTGACAGTATGGTTAATCTCTGCACTGACAGTAATTGTTGGCAGCGCCACAATAATTGAGTCATCAGGTGGTTTAGTGTGAACTTTCTCTGTGCTTGCTGCAGTTTGCAGTCTGTGCTGTAAGGGGAAGGGGAAGCAGTCCAGTGGGGCATGTTCAATTTTGCAGAGGCTATCTTCACTGTCACTGTTGTATCCTTGGTTATAATGGCATGGCTCATCCTCATGAGAGGAGAGCTGAACAGCAAATGGCAGCTCGTCTTCTGTTTGAATCGCCTTCTCACAAAGCTCTCTTATGGCATCATCTTCTGTTCCATCAACCTCCTCAGGAGAGGGCTCAACTTTCCGGAATGTGCGATGTGCAAAGAGGCTGATGCAGAACATCTCCACAATAACAGAATAGTGGAATATTACTTGGAGAGACCGCAATAGAGAAAAAAGTGTGTTATTTTAACAAATTAAAGCTttagttaaaagaatagttcaccgtcatgtactcaccgtcatgttgttccaaacatatatGACTTTCATACTTCAGTTAAACATGAGAGTGGGTAAATAAGTATACACTgtatgcactttttattttggggtgaattatccctttaacaaatgGCAGCTTTAGTTAAAGCTGCCATTTTCCTGTTTCCAAATTTCCAAACTTTATAAAAATGAGCAGAATCACTTAAAATCTAGTTCTTACACTGAGACCGAAAGAGGTCAGAGAAGGGAGGTGTGCAGGGGATGACATTCAGCGCGCCCATGGTCTCAAGAATTCCACTCTGTAGTCCACAAAGGACCAGGACAACAATGATGCAAATAAACTTTGCTCGCAGACTGTATCCAGGCAATGCTCTTTTTGTGGCTTTATAAAACAGTAGGTAGCCATAAAAGGACAGAAAAGTGGAAACAGCAATTATAGCATTGACATACATGTTGGGGTTAACTTGGTCCACCTATGAGAAAGAGAAACAGATTACAAAGGGACACAGTTTAGTATATTGTAGATCAGAAATTGATAATTGGATCCCTGTAGAGACTACATTTGTCACCTAAATGCCTTCCTCAGGGCTTTTCATTCTACAGTTCCCACCTAATGATATCGTGAGCTTAAAGCAATGACATACTCACATCTCCATAGTCATACTGTTCATCTGTCCAGAGGACAAGAGTGAGGAAGAACAGCAGTGTTCTGACCACAGAAAGCTGAAGGACAGCAGCCATCATCCAGCTTACACTGGTCCTGAAAAAGAATATGATTATCCTTACCtccaatataataaaaaaaaaatccagttatTGTACATTTACTTCAACTTTAAACTATTCTGTAAAGACAGATAATTCTAGAACAGCTGTAAAGAGTCTCAGAGAGTCTCAGAAatgattaaaggtatagtttacccaaaaatgcaaattctctcatcaagtgtatgactttctttcttctccagaacacaaacaattatttttagaagaatatctcagctctgtaggtccacacaatgcaatgcaaaatgaatggtgaccaaaatgttaaaGTTCCAAAATGCACAAAACTGCAAGtattttaatcaatgtcttctgaagcgatcacagaccaaaatgtaactcctttttcactattaatCTTGACACCAGCAGTTGAGCAAGTATTaatcaagctcgattacacatccTAGCACCATCTGAGCTCTGCGAATGCACCAAGCATTAGGAAGTGATTGTGCCAAGAGACTACAAtggcaagaaaaaaatatatatatattttttggtctgttctcacccaaaatcgattagattgcttcagaagatatttattaattgtatgctgcatttatgtgcttttttgagcttcagaattttggtccccattcacttgcattgtatggacctacagagctgaaataaaatcgacaaatctgtttgtgttcagcagaagaaagttattcacatctgggatggtatgagggttggtaaatgatgagagaattaaaatttttgg
This sequence is a window from Xyrauchen texanus isolate HMW12.3.18 chromosome 37, RBS_HiC_50CHRs, whole genome shotgun sequence. Protein-coding genes within it:
- the LOC127631202 gene encoding organic solute transporter subunit alpha-like; protein product: MKANNCTFMGGGIPLSSEFFKVIKNDLWLFLIPAVFAVLLLALFLEEIGFFLRHVPSTRRRRLSLWILGIYPVFGMMSVVALYVPRSSSLCNFIASLYHSITLLKFMVLIKDFFGGKARMLEALAGEKVSPNPFPCCCCCCLPLFDINKTSVSWMMAAVLQLSVVRTLLFFLTLVLWTDEQYDYGDVDQVNPNMYVNAIIAVSTFLSFYGYLLFYKATKRALPGYSLRAKFICIIVVLVLCGLQSGILETMGALNVIPCTPPFSDLFRSQLIFHYSVIVEMFCISLFAHRTFRKVEPSPEEVDGTEDDAIRELCEKAIQTEDELPFAVQLSSHEDEPCHYNQGYNSDSEDSLCKIEHAPLDCFPFPLQHRLQTAASTEKVHTKPPDDSIIVALPTITVSAEINHTVNDDVTVV